In Rutidosis leptorrhynchoides isolate AG116_Rl617_1_P2 chromosome 2, CSIRO_AGI_Rlap_v1, whole genome shotgun sequence, one genomic interval encodes:
- the LOC139888869 gene encoding uncharacterized protein, translating into MPNGVGSTFNTLLPKVNNPTLVKDYRPISLIGVYYKIIAKILVSRLATVIDKVISIEQFAFIANRQILDGPLILSEVINWYKENSMKLMILKVDFEKAYDTGLHLDRQNAVDMNVIKGVNVGSDQTNISHLFYADDALIVSEWNHEEMDNIIQIFDIFFLASGLRINVSKSNVYGINVSETEMAEMVIRTLECIRSAFFWGSDDEAKKMSWIKWDSILSSLDKGGLGVGSLEAFNLALNFKWIWRFYTQTNQLWRKVIQSIYGQRAAIDNVTGFRNNIWTNLIKSYLKSQHVNLLPSNPIVSQVNNGNSTLFWIDNWLNGKPLKDQFNRLFHIGGDQFSTIHDKVASGEWNWYWNRENIGGRNEESLNTLRNLVQNIHLTNDIDHFKWSIVDTIQYNVWLVDFVSPPFAAVVSSGDGCRHRIPKELYFLIGGASDLGGLLGWVTATGGLGWLLVVSADLLVVSGGGKQRMVVVDGDRRRLLVAVGGNWRCLLTA; encoded by the exons ATGCCAAATGGTGTTGGTTCAACTTTCAACACTCTTTTACCAAAGGTCAATAATCCTACTTTGGTTAAAGATTATAGACCTATCTCACTAATCGGGGTTTACTATAAAATCATTGCGAAAATCCTTGTTTCTAGACTAGCTACGGTCATTGATAAAGTGATTAGCATTGAACAATTTGCTTTTATTGCTAATCGTCAAATTTTAGATGGGCCGTTGATCCTTAGTGAGGTTATTAATTGGTATAAAGAAAACTCTATGAAGTTGATGATCCTTAAGGTTGACTTTGAAAAGGCTTATGACACG GGACTTCATTTGGATCGTCAAAATGCTGTTGACATGAATGTCATAAAGGGTGTCAATGTTGGTTCTGATCAGACTAACATTTCACACCTTTTTTATGCGGACGATGCTTTGATTGTTTCAGAATGGAATCATGAGGAGATGGATAATATTATACAAATTTTTGACATTTTCTTCCTTGCTTCTGGCTTGAGAATAAATGTATCCAAATCGAATGTTTATGGTATCAATGTTTCCGAAACTGAAATGGCAGAAATG GTTATTCGAACTCTCGAATGTATTAGAAGTGCATTCTTTTGGGGCAGTGATGATGAGGCAAAGAAGATGTCTTGGATTAAATGGGATTCAATTTTATCATCTTTGGATAAAGGAGGGCTTGGTGTTGGGAGTTTAGAGGCTTTTAACTTGGCTTTGAACTTTAAATGGATATGGAGATTTTATACTCAAACAAATCAATTATGGAGAAAAGTGATTCAATCTATATATGGACAGAGAGCTGCTATTGATAATGTCACTGGGTTTCGAAACAACATTTGGACAAACTTAATTAAATCTTATCTTAAATCTCAGCATGTCAACCTATTACCAAGCAATCCAATTGTTTCCCAGGTCAACAATGGTAATTCTACCTTATTTTGGATTGACAATTGGTTGAATGGAAAACCTCTAAAAGACCAATTTAATAGATTGTTCCATATTGGTGGAGATCAATTTTCTACTATTCATGATAAAGTTGCTAGTGGCGAATGGAATTGGTATTGGAATAGAGAAAACATTGGTGGAAGAAACGAAGAAAGCTTAAATACTCTAAGAAATCTAGTGCAAAATATTCATCTTACTAATGATATTGATCATTTCAAGTGGTCAATCGTTGATACAATTCAGTACAAT GTTTGGCTCGTCGATTTCGTTTCTCCGCCCTTTGCCGCCGTTGTCTCCTCCGGTGACGGTTGTAGGCACCGAATTCCGAAGGAACTCTACTTCCTTATTGGCGGGGCTTCGGATCTAGGCGGG TTACTGGGGTGGGTGACAGCTACTGGCGGCCTTGGGTGGTTGCTAGTAGTTTCTGCAGACCTCCTGGTAGTTTCGGGTGGCGGGAAACAGAGGATGGTTGTTGTCGATGGCGATCGTCGGCGGTTGCTGGTGGCTGTTGGCGGGAACTGGCGCTGTTTACTGACTGCTTGA